Part of the Catalinimonas alkaloidigena genome is shown below.
TTTCAAGAAAGAAGATTTCTACAATGAGCCGGCTTATGTAAGAAGAAATATCCATCTCTACAGCGCACCTTCTTACAATGACCGCAATGTGTCGCGTTACTCATTAGATGATGATGATAATATCATCGGTAACAATAAGTTTCTGCACGACAACGTAGATTAGTAGATCATTTAAAACGCTATAAGCTGATCAGCTTGCAGGCGAAGAGTCTCATCGTAGACTTTGCTTGTGAGCTGATTTTCTTTTATATACCTATGAATCTCTCCCATCTTTACTTTTAGGGCCAGCACATGCATCCCCAGATAGTGTAGTACATCAGTAAAGTGACTCAGCGGTATACTTGCTCCCTGTACACCGGAAGATAGCCCCACCAAAGCACATTTTTTTCCCTGCAGGCCGCTGGGGTAATCCATGCCGTCAATAAAAGCTTTGAGCACGCCTGGGTATGAACCATTATACTCCGGAATGATAAAAACAAATTTTTCGTGCTCCTTAAAAACCTGCCTGAAGCGATTAAACTGATTGTTCTTTCCATTATTTTCATACAAGGCAGTAGCCGTAAAGTCAGCAGGCAAATCTACCAGATTTATGACCTGACTTTCTGTACCTTTTTCTTGCAGCACCTTTTGGTAATAGGCTGCGATGGCGGCTGAAAGTGCTTTTTTTCTGTTGGTACCCACAACTATCGTAATCATCTACAATAAAATCAGTGTTAAACTATTAATCTACCTTTTACACGAACCTTCTCACTTTTTTGATGCTAAGGAGGAAATAATAAGAGAATAAATGACTATGCAAAAGGATATGGCTAAAACCGTAAGCGCTCCTTAACTGTTTTGCATGTAAACTCAGCGAACAGTCCAAATATATGAACATAAAAATAAGTACCGCGGTAGAGCAGCCCTATCAAACAGTAATGCAGGGGTTTAATGAAGAACTTTTTATGCGCCTCAATCCTCCGTTTCCTCCGGTAAGGCTACTGCGTTTTGATGGTTGCAAGAAAGGGGATGCAGTAGCCCTGGAACTTAATTTTATCTTTTTTAAACAGCAGTGGCTAAGTAAGATTGTAGAGGATGACTTTGATCAGGAAGAGTTTTACTTTATAGATAAGGGCACCAGACTTCCCTTTTTTTTAAAATACTGGCACCACCGCCACAGGATAATTAAGAATAGTCAGGGAAGTACAATTGTGGATGATATTACCTTCAAGTCTCCCTCTCCTTTGCTGGATTTTTTACTGTGGCCTGTCCTTTGGTTACAATTTCTTTATCGTAAACCTATTTATAAAAAAATATTTAGCTCAAAAGGTATAAAATAATGCAACTGATTGCATAGAAATTTGTCATCTTGTATTTCTTTTGCCTAAATTGGTGCGCCCAAGTAAAAAGGACTAGGCATTAAGATGTAAGATTTTTGAGTATACCTCCACTTATTAGGAACAAA
Proteins encoded:
- a CDS encoding NADPH-dependent FMN reductase — protein: MITIVVGTNRKKALSAAIAAYYQKVLQEKGTESQVINLVDLPADFTATALYENNGKNNQFNRFRQVFKEHEKFVFIIPEYNGSYPGVLKAFIDGMDYPSGLQGKKCALVGLSSGVQGASIPLSHFTDVLHYLGMHVLALKVKMGEIHRYIKENQLTSKVYDETLRLQADQLIAF
- a CDS encoding SRPBCC family protein: MNIKISTAVEQPYQTVMQGFNEELFMRLNPPFPPVRLLRFDGCKKGDAVALELNFIFFKQQWLSKIVEDDFDQEEFYFIDKGTRLPFFLKYWHHRHRIIKNSQGSTIVDDITFKSPSPLLDFLLWPVLWLQFLYRKPIYKKIFSSKGIK